The Betta splendens chromosome 7, fBetSpl5.4, whole genome shotgun sequence genome includes a window with the following:
- the tfcp2 gene encoding transcription factor CP2, which produces MAWALKLPLTDEVIESGLVQDFDASLSGIGQELGAGAYSMSDVLALPIFKQEESNLPPDNENKILPFQYVLCAATSPAVKLHDETLTYLNQGQSYEIRMLDNQKIGDLPEITGKMVKSIIRVVFHDRRLQYTEHQQLEGWRWNRPGDRILDLDIPMSVGIIDPRANPTQLNTVEFLWDPSKRTSVFIQVHCISTEFTMRKHGGEKGVPFRIQIDTFKDNENGEYTEHLHSASCQVKVFKPKGADRKQKTDREKMEKRTPQEKEKYQPSYETTILTECSPWPEATYVNNSPTPGFNSTHNSFPVAEGNGSPTHQPEPVIPVADNLLPTATPQDAQQWLLRNRFSPYCRIFTSFSGADLLKLTREDVIQICGPADGIRLFNALKGRVVRPRLTIYVCQESQQAREQQPKHENGDAANNTFFIYHAIYLEELTSVELTEKIAQLFNISPRQINQIFKQGPTGIHVLVSDEMIQNFQDEVCFVLDTMKDDTSDCYHIILK; this is translated from the exons ATGGCTTGGGCTCTGAAGTTGCCTCTCACCGATGAAGTGATTGAGTCCGGACTGGTTCAGGACTTTGATGCCAGTCTCTCGGGCATTGGCCAGGAACTTGGTGCTGGAGCATACAGCATGAG CGATGTACTTGCCCTTCCCATCTTCAAGCAGGAGGAGTCCAACCTGCCTCCAGACAACGAGAACAAGATTCTTCCCTTTCAATATGTTCTTTGTGCAGCTACCTCTCCAGCCGTTAAACTGCACGATGAAACTCTCACCTACCTCAACCAAG GGCAGTCTTATGAAATAAGGATGCTCGACAATCAGAAAATTGGGGACCTTCCAGAAATCACTGGTAAAATGGTTAAG AGTATTATCCGTGTGGTGTTTCATGACAGACGACTTCAGTACACAgagcaccagcagctggaagGCTGGCGCTGGAACAGACCTGGAGATCGTATCCTTGACTTGG ATATCCCCATGTCTGTCGGCATAATCGACCCCAGGGCTAACCCTACTCAGCTTAACACTGTGGAGTTCCTTTGGGACCCATCAAAAAGAACCTCAGTTTTTATCCAG gtTCATTGCATTAGCACAGAGTTCACCATGCGCAAGCATGGTGGAGAAAAGGGCGTACCTTTCCGCATCCAGATTGACACGTTTAAAGACAATGAGAATGGAGAGTACACAGAGCATCTTCACTCTGCCTCCTGCCAGGTCAAAGTCTTCAAG CCTAAAGGTGCCGACAGAAAGCagaagacagacagggagaaaaTGGAGAAGAGGACGccacaggaaaaggaaaagtaTCAGCCTTCATATGAAACCACTATCTTGACAGAG TGCTCTCCGTGGCCCGAAGCCACGTACGTCAATAACTCTCCAACTCCAGGCTTCAACAGCACACACAACAGCTTTCCAGTTGCAGAAGG AAATGGATCACCGACCCACCAGCCTGAGCCTGTCATTCCGGTAGCGGAT AATTTGTTACCCACAGCAACACCACAGGACGCACAACAGTGGCTTCTCAGAAATCGCTTCTCACCCTATTGTCGGATCTTCACCAGTTTCTCAG GGGCAGATCTGCTGAAGCTGACCAGAGAGGATGTCATTCAGATATGTGGGCCAGCAGATGGTATAAGACTGTTTAATGCACTGAAGGGACG AGTGGTACGTCCGAGGCTGACTATCTATGTTTGCCAAGAGTCTCAGCAGGCACGGGAACAGCAGCCGAAACATGAGAACGGAGACGCTGCCAACAACACTTTCTTTA tATATCATGCAATTTACCTGGAGGAGCTTACTTCTGTTGAGCTGACGGAGAAGATTGCTCAGCTCTTCAATATCTCACCGAGACAGATAAATCAGATTTTTAAACAGGGTCCTACTGGCATCCATGTGTTGGTTAGTGATGAG AtgattcaaaacttccaggatgaagtatgttttgttttggatacAATGAAAG atGACACAAGTGACTGCTATCACATCATCTTAAAGTGA
- the pou6f1 gene encoding POU domain, class 6, transcription factor 1 isoform X4, with protein MSGHETIRVLEVEVDAPLPSSASDVQNEGKAEEEVARPAANPEATRTQESTTVAQSTGGIVLGEQQVLSVEAPAAAVPTLTPAVPISVSLSQAQATMPITVQGCPQVLTQESLATLMTGMMAQTGSLGQPLLIPLSMGGSIGGQGGLAVLTLPTTNVATLPGLAAATPAGSLLKLPFAGLQAATVLNSVQPQLQTNPQAVFQPQAASVQAAVQQVTSQPVQVTNAQAAQAPSPSTTVSQSNISVAALQTAGLSINPAIINAASLGAQPQFLSSLASTPIITSAMSNMAGITSQIITNAQGQVIGTLPLLVNPASLGGGAAAPTLPLQGLQVQTITPQLLLNTQGQIIAAVGNGAATVATSAAVLTKAAAPPTLSKPNTQASVTTVSQAPVVIAPQPSVLKTPTTLSSTVPITCGDIAKVGQLVSKPQQIVSSEEGINLEEIREFAKNFKIRRLSLGLTQTQVGQALTATEGPAYSQSAICRFEKLDITPKSAQKLKPVLEKWLAEAEHWNQKGQQNLMEFVGGEPSKKRKRRTSFTPQAIEVLNSYFEKNALPTGQEITEIARELNYDREVVRVWFCNRRQTLKNTSKINVFQVQ; from the exons ATGTCCGGCCATGAGACCATCCGTGTGCTTGAGGTAGAGGTCGATGCGCCTCTGCCATCGTCGGCATCCGATGTTCAGAATGAAGgcaaggctgaggaggaggtggctcGACCTGCGGCGAACCCAGAGGCCACCAGGACCCAGGAGAGCACCACCGTAGCCCAGAGCACCGGCGGAATAG TGCTGGGTGAGCAGCAGGTGCTGTCTGTGGAGGCTCCAGCCGCTGCGGTCCCAACGCTAACCCCTGCTGTTCCCATCAGCGTGTCCCTGTCGCAGGCCCAGGCCACCATGCCCATCACTGTACAAGGCTGCCCACAG GTCCTTACCCAGGAAAGTCTGGCCACGCTGATGACTGGTATGATGGCTCAGACAGGGTCCCTGGGCCAGCCCCTGCTCATCCCTCTCAGCATGGGGGGATCCATTGGAGGCCAGGGTGGCCTGGCTGTTCTCACCCTTCCTACCACTAACGTAGCCACGCTCCCAGGCCTGGCGGCAGCGACCCCGGCTGGGAGCCTCCTCAAGCTGCCCTTCGCTGGCctccaag CTGCAACTGTCCTGAACTCGGTCCAGCCTCAGCTGCAGACCAACCCCCAGGCCGTGTTCCAGCCTCAAGCGGCTTCGGTGCAGGCGGCTGTGCAGCAGGTGACGTCTCAGCCAGTGCAGGTCACCAACGCTCAGGCGGCGCAGGCGCCTTCGCCGTCCACCACGGTCTCTCAGTCCAACATATCTGTGGCGGCGCTGCAGACAGCTGGACTCTCCATCAACCCTGCTATT ATCAATGCCGCTTCCTTGGGAGCTCAACCTCAGTTTCTCAGCTCCCTCGCTTCCACTCCCATCATCACCAGTGCTATGTCCAATATGGCCGGCATCACCAGCCAGATCATCACAAATGCCCAGGGACAG GTGATAGGAACCCTCCCACTGTTGGTGAACCCTGCCTCGCTAGGCGGAGGGGCAGCTGCTCCCACCCTCCCCCTGCAGGGTCTGCAGGTCCAGACCATCACCCCGCAGCTGCTTCTCAACACACAAGGCCAGATCATCGCCGCTGTGGGGAACGGAGCTGCTACGGTAGCGACGTCGGCTGCAGTTCTCACCAAAGCCGCAGCTCCTCCAACGCTCAGCAAACCTAACACACAG GCTTCAGTAACAACTGTCAGTCAGGCACCAGTTGTCATCGCCCCACAGCCGTCTGTACTGAAGACGCCCACGACGCTCTCCTCCACGGTCCCCATCACCTGTGGAGACATAGCAAAAGTGGGCCAGCTTGTCAGCA AACCCCAGCAGATAGTCAGCAGCGAGGAGGGCATTAATCTGGAGGAAATCCGGGAGTTTGCCAAGAACTTCAAGATCCGTCGCCTGTCCCTGGGGCTCACTCAGACACAAGTAGGACAGGCTCTGACTGCTACGGAGGGTCCGGCCTACAGCCAGTCCGCCATTTGCAG GTTTGAAAAGCTGGATATCACCCCCAAGAGCGCCCAGAAGCTGAAGCCGGTGTTGGAGAAGTGGCTGGCCGAAGCCGAGCACTGGAACCAGAAGGGCCAGCAGAATCTGATGGAGTTCGTAGGCGGCGAGCCCTCCAAGAAGCGCAAGCGGCGCACCAGCTTCACGCCGCAAGCAATAGAGGTGCTCAACTCGTACTTCGAGAAGAACGCGCTGCCGACCGGCCAGGAGATCACGGAGATAGCCAGGGAGCTGAACTATGACCGAGAGGTGGTGCGGGTGTGGTTCTGCAACCGCCGACAGACGCTGAAAAACACGAGCAAGATCAACGTCTTCCAGGTCCAGTAG
- the pou6f1 gene encoding POU domain, class 6, transcription factor 1 isoform X2 has product MLLSLSIHCLTAEVFFQPFKPCTLKFPAKDNQVIVMSGHETIRVLEVEVDAPLPSSASDVQNEGKAEEEVARPAANPEATRTQESTTVAQSTGGIVLGEQQVLSVEAPAAAVPTLTPAVPISVSLSQAQATMPITVQGCPQVLTQESLATLMTGMMAQTGSLGQPLLIPLSMGGSIGGQGGLAVLTLPTTNVATLPGLAAATPAGSLLKLPFAGLQAATVLNSVQPQLQTNPQAVFQPQAASVQAAVQQVTSQPVQVTNAQAAQAPSPSTTVSQSNISVAALQTAGLSINPAIINAASLGAQPQFLSSLASTPIITSAMSNMAGITSQIITNAQGQVIGTLPLLVNPASLGGGAAAPTLPLQGLQVQTITPQLLLNTQGQIIAAVGNGAATVATSAAVLTKAAAPPTLSKPNTQASVTTVSQAPVVIAPQPSVLKTPTTLSSTVPITCGDIAKVGQLVSKPQQIVSSEEGINLEEIREFAKNFKIRRLSLGLTQTQVGQALTATEGPAYSQSAICRFEKLDITPKSAQKLKPVLEKWLAEAEHWNQKGQQNLMEFVGGEPSKKRKRRTSFTPQAIEVLNSYFEKNALPTGQEITEIARELNYDREVVRVWFCNRRQTLKNTSKINVFQVQ; this is encoded by the exons ATGCTCCTCTCATTGT CCAttcactgtctgactgcagaAGTCTTTTTTCAGCCATTTAAACCCTGCACTTTGAAATTCCCTGCCAAAGACAACCAG GTCATCGTGATGTCCGGCCATGAGACCATCCGTGTGCTTGAGGTAGAGGTCGATGCGCCTCTGCCATCGTCGGCATCCGATGTTCAGAATGAAGgcaaggctgaggaggaggtggctcGACCTGCGGCGAACCCAGAGGCCACCAGGACCCAGGAGAGCACCACCGTAGCCCAGAGCACCGGCGGAATAG TGCTGGGTGAGCAGCAGGTGCTGTCTGTGGAGGCTCCAGCCGCTGCGGTCCCAACGCTAACCCCTGCTGTTCCCATCAGCGTGTCCCTGTCGCAGGCCCAGGCCACCATGCCCATCACTGTACAAGGCTGCCCACAG GTCCTTACCCAGGAAAGTCTGGCCACGCTGATGACTGGTATGATGGCTCAGACAGGGTCCCTGGGCCAGCCCCTGCTCATCCCTCTCAGCATGGGGGGATCCATTGGAGGCCAGGGTGGCCTGGCTGTTCTCACCCTTCCTACCACTAACGTAGCCACGCTCCCAGGCCTGGCGGCAGCGACCCCGGCTGGGAGCCTCCTCAAGCTGCCCTTCGCTGGCctccaag CTGCAACTGTCCTGAACTCGGTCCAGCCTCAGCTGCAGACCAACCCCCAGGCCGTGTTCCAGCCTCAAGCGGCTTCGGTGCAGGCGGCTGTGCAGCAGGTGACGTCTCAGCCAGTGCAGGTCACCAACGCTCAGGCGGCGCAGGCGCCTTCGCCGTCCACCACGGTCTCTCAGTCCAACATATCTGTGGCGGCGCTGCAGACAGCTGGACTCTCCATCAACCCTGCTATT ATCAATGCCGCTTCCTTGGGAGCTCAACCTCAGTTTCTCAGCTCCCTCGCTTCCACTCCCATCATCACCAGTGCTATGTCCAATATGGCCGGCATCACCAGCCAGATCATCACAAATGCCCAGGGACAG GTGATAGGAACCCTCCCACTGTTGGTGAACCCTGCCTCGCTAGGCGGAGGGGCAGCTGCTCCCACCCTCCCCCTGCAGGGTCTGCAGGTCCAGACCATCACCCCGCAGCTGCTTCTCAACACACAAGGCCAGATCATCGCCGCTGTGGGGAACGGAGCTGCTACGGTAGCGACGTCGGCTGCAGTTCTCACCAAAGCCGCAGCTCCTCCAACGCTCAGCAAACCTAACACACAG GCTTCAGTAACAACTGTCAGTCAGGCACCAGTTGTCATCGCCCCACAGCCGTCTGTACTGAAGACGCCCACGACGCTCTCCTCCACGGTCCCCATCACCTGTGGAGACATAGCAAAAGTGGGCCAGCTTGTCAGCA AACCCCAGCAGATAGTCAGCAGCGAGGAGGGCATTAATCTGGAGGAAATCCGGGAGTTTGCCAAGAACTTCAAGATCCGTCGCCTGTCCCTGGGGCTCACTCAGACACAAGTAGGACAGGCTCTGACTGCTACGGAGGGTCCGGCCTACAGCCAGTCCGCCATTTGCAG GTTTGAAAAGCTGGATATCACCCCCAAGAGCGCCCAGAAGCTGAAGCCGGTGTTGGAGAAGTGGCTGGCCGAAGCCGAGCACTGGAACCAGAAGGGCCAGCAGAATCTGATGGAGTTCGTAGGCGGCGAGCCCTCCAAGAAGCGCAAGCGGCGCACCAGCTTCACGCCGCAAGCAATAGAGGTGCTCAACTCGTACTTCGAGAAGAACGCGCTGCCGACCGGCCAGGAGATCACGGAGATAGCCAGGGAGCTGAACTATGACCGAGAGGTGGTGCGGGTGTGGTTCTGCAACCGCCGACAGACGCTGAAAAACACGAGCAAGATCAACGTCTTCCAGGTCCAGTAG
- the csrnp2 gene encoding cysteine/serine-rich nuclear protein 2 — MEAGSSLSLKRRYEEVDNNSPFSTPKDSDDDISSSDSADSCDSLNPPSSTAFTPTSILRHHKPSPGGKRVRFDVVTVYYFPRRQGFTSVPSQGGSSLGMARHHSSIRHYTLGEFAREQESSHRHTLRQHLRQEKLNARKMKLTRNGTVECAQADLLTLDDVSDEDLDVDGVEVDDCFFLQPLPTKRRRALLRASGIARIDAREKAELRAIRLSREECGCDCRLYCDPRHCGCSQAGIKCQVDRMSFPCGCSRDGCGNAAGRIEFNPVRVRTHYLHTIMKLDLEKRRMLIQGTGSQFAESDPVSSPSSTCPTSPDVSSVTLDSEPDESEAQAAVRVQHLLAERDVLERENETAVLHLQSAEEQERREREEAEGEAVRREPGGGGLPEQPLCLLPGALGGELAEQAEAPGVEQVLLQGPFPTGATVLCITNNQEDSPANVLKDSAPLLYYQLSPIESGAFETEPKAEEVERGERTGGGPCAEKTGGGGGGGGERAEPEPVARVQSAGSSLTDANLCSEERAAAAGSSNHQQSPSEEQRQGASGMEEGGAPLPAHV; from the exons ATGGAGGCAGGTTCGTCCCTCAGCCTCAAAAGACGATATGAAGAGGTGGACAACAACTCTCCATTCTCTACACCCAAAGACTCTGACGATGACATCTCCAGCAGCGACAGCGCCGACAGCTGCGATAGCCTCAATCCCCCTTCCAGCACTGCATTCACCC cCACCTCCATCCTCAGACACCACAAGCCGTCGCCGGGCGGCAAGCGGGTCCGCTTCGACGTGGTGACGGTGTATTACTTCCCCCGGCGGCAGGGCTTCACCAGCGTGCCCAGCCAGGGGGGGAGCTCCCTGGGCATGGCCCGCCACCACTCCTCCATCAGGCACTACACGCTGGGCGAGTTCGCGCGGGAACAGGAGAGCAGCCACCGGCACACCCTGCGCCAGCACCTGCGCCAGGAGAAGCTCAACGCCCGCAAGATGAAG CTGACCCGGAACGGCACCGTGGAGTGCGCCCAGGCCGACCTCCTGACCCTGGACGACGTCTCGGACGAGGACCTGGACGTGGACGGCGTGGAGGTGGACGACTGCTtcttcctgcagccgctgcccaCCAAGCGCCGCCGGGCCCTGCTGCGGGCGTCCGGCATCGCCCGCATCGACGCGCGCGAGAAGGCCGAGCTCCGCGCCATCCGCCTGTCGCGGGAGGAGTGCGGCTGCGACTGCCGCCTGTACTGCGACCCGCGCCACTGCGGCTGCAGCCAGGCCGGCATCAAGTGCCAG GTGGATCGGATGTCCTTCCCGTGTGGCTGCTCCCGGGACGGATGTGGCAACGCGGCGGGCCGCATCGAATTCAACCCCGTACGCGTGAGAACCCACTACCTGCACACCATCATGAagctggacctggagaagcGGAGGATGCTGATACAAGGCACCGGGAGCCAGTTTGCCGAATCGGACCCGGtctcgtccccctcctccacctgccccaCCTCCCCGGACGTGTCGTCCGTCACGCTGGACTCGGAGCCGGACGAGAGCGAGGCGCAGGCGGCGGTGCGGGTCCAGCACCTGCTGGCGGAGCGGGACGTCCTCGAGCGCGAGAACGAGACGGCCGTGCTGCACCTCCAGAGCGCGGAGgaacaggagaggagggagcgggaggaggccgAGGGGGAGGCGGTGCGGCGGGAGCCGGGCGGCGGTGGGCTCCCGGAGCAGCCTCTCTGCCTGCTGCCCGGCGCTCTGGGAGGAGAGCTGGCCGAGCAGGCCGAGGCGCCGGGGGTGGAGCAGGTCCTCCTGCAGGGCCCCTTCCCCACCGGGGCCACTGTGTTGTGCATCACCAATAACCAGGAAGACAGTCCCGCAAATGTCCTCAAAGACTCCGCTCCTCTGCTCTACTATCAGCTCAGTCCCATCGAATCCGGGGCCTTCGAGACCGAGCCCAAAGCGGAGGAGGTTGAACGGGGCGAGCGCACGGGAGGAGGCCCGTGTGCGgagaagacaggaggaggagggggaggagggggggagagggcTGAGCCTGAACCCGTTGCCCGCGTGCAGAGCGCGGGCAGCTCGCTGACCGACGCCAACCTGTGCTCAGAGGaacgtgcggcggcggcgggttcCTCCAATCATCAGCAGAGCCCCTCGGAGGAGCAGCGCCAGGGGGCCTCCggcatggaggagggaggggctccACTGCCGGCCCACGTCTAG
- the pou6f1 gene encoding POU domain, class 6, transcription factor 1 isoform X1, which translates to MNSQDLPAKGAALTVNEQPFKPCTLKFPAKDNQVIVMSGHETIRVLEVEVDAPLPSSASDVQNEGKAEEEVARPAANPEATRTQESTTVAQSTGGIVLGEQQVLSVEAPAAAVPTLTPAVPISVSLSQAQATMPITVQGCPQVLTQESLATLMTGMMAQTGSLGQPLLIPLSMGGSIGGQGGLAVLTLPTTNVATLPGLAAATPAGSLLKLPFAGLQAATVLNSVQPQLQTNPQAVFQPQAASVQAAVQQVTSQPVQVTNAQAAQAPSPSTTVSQSNISVAALQTAGLSINPAIINAASLGAQPQFLSSLASTPIITSAMSNMAGITSQIITNAQGQVIGTLPLLVNPASLGGGAAAPTLPLQGLQVQTITPQLLLNTQGQIIAAVGNGAATVATSAAVLTKAAAPPTLSKPNTQASVTTVSQAPVVIAPQPSVLKTPTTLSSTVPITCGDIAKVGQLVSKPQQIVSSEEGINLEEIREFAKNFKIRRLSLGLTQTQVGQALTATEGPAYSQSAICRFEKLDITPKSAQKLKPVLEKWLAEAEHWNQKGQQNLMEFVGGEPSKKRKRRTSFTPQAIEVLNSYFEKNALPTGQEITEIARELNYDREVVRVWFCNRRQTLKNTSKINVFQVQ; encoded by the exons ATGAACTCCCAGGATCTTCCTGCCAAAGGTGCCGCCCTCACTGTCAATGAGCAG CCATTTAAACCCTGCACTTTGAAATTCCCTGCCAAAGACAACCAG GTCATCGTGATGTCCGGCCATGAGACCATCCGTGTGCTTGAGGTAGAGGTCGATGCGCCTCTGCCATCGTCGGCATCCGATGTTCAGAATGAAGgcaaggctgaggaggaggtggctcGACCTGCGGCGAACCCAGAGGCCACCAGGACCCAGGAGAGCACCACCGTAGCCCAGAGCACCGGCGGAATAG TGCTGGGTGAGCAGCAGGTGCTGTCTGTGGAGGCTCCAGCCGCTGCGGTCCCAACGCTAACCCCTGCTGTTCCCATCAGCGTGTCCCTGTCGCAGGCCCAGGCCACCATGCCCATCACTGTACAAGGCTGCCCACAG GTCCTTACCCAGGAAAGTCTGGCCACGCTGATGACTGGTATGATGGCTCAGACAGGGTCCCTGGGCCAGCCCCTGCTCATCCCTCTCAGCATGGGGGGATCCATTGGAGGCCAGGGTGGCCTGGCTGTTCTCACCCTTCCTACCACTAACGTAGCCACGCTCCCAGGCCTGGCGGCAGCGACCCCGGCTGGGAGCCTCCTCAAGCTGCCCTTCGCTGGCctccaag CTGCAACTGTCCTGAACTCGGTCCAGCCTCAGCTGCAGACCAACCCCCAGGCCGTGTTCCAGCCTCAAGCGGCTTCGGTGCAGGCGGCTGTGCAGCAGGTGACGTCTCAGCCAGTGCAGGTCACCAACGCTCAGGCGGCGCAGGCGCCTTCGCCGTCCACCACGGTCTCTCAGTCCAACATATCTGTGGCGGCGCTGCAGACAGCTGGACTCTCCATCAACCCTGCTATT ATCAATGCCGCTTCCTTGGGAGCTCAACCTCAGTTTCTCAGCTCCCTCGCTTCCACTCCCATCATCACCAGTGCTATGTCCAATATGGCCGGCATCACCAGCCAGATCATCACAAATGCCCAGGGACAG GTGATAGGAACCCTCCCACTGTTGGTGAACCCTGCCTCGCTAGGCGGAGGGGCAGCTGCTCCCACCCTCCCCCTGCAGGGTCTGCAGGTCCAGACCATCACCCCGCAGCTGCTTCTCAACACACAAGGCCAGATCATCGCCGCTGTGGGGAACGGAGCTGCTACGGTAGCGACGTCGGCTGCAGTTCTCACCAAAGCCGCAGCTCCTCCAACGCTCAGCAAACCTAACACACAG GCTTCAGTAACAACTGTCAGTCAGGCACCAGTTGTCATCGCCCCACAGCCGTCTGTACTGAAGACGCCCACGACGCTCTCCTCCACGGTCCCCATCACCTGTGGAGACATAGCAAAAGTGGGCCAGCTTGTCAGCA AACCCCAGCAGATAGTCAGCAGCGAGGAGGGCATTAATCTGGAGGAAATCCGGGAGTTTGCCAAGAACTTCAAGATCCGTCGCCTGTCCCTGGGGCTCACTCAGACACAAGTAGGACAGGCTCTGACTGCTACGGAGGGTCCGGCCTACAGCCAGTCCGCCATTTGCAG GTTTGAAAAGCTGGATATCACCCCCAAGAGCGCCCAGAAGCTGAAGCCGGTGTTGGAGAAGTGGCTGGCCGAAGCCGAGCACTGGAACCAGAAGGGCCAGCAGAATCTGATGGAGTTCGTAGGCGGCGAGCCCTCCAAGAAGCGCAAGCGGCGCACCAGCTTCACGCCGCAAGCAATAGAGGTGCTCAACTCGTACTTCGAGAAGAACGCGCTGCCGACCGGCCAGGAGATCACGGAGATAGCCAGGGAGCTGAACTATGACCGAGAGGTGGTGCGGGTGTGGTTCTGCAACCGCCGACAGACGCTGAAAAACACGAGCAAGATCAACGTCTTCCAGGTCCAGTAG
- the pou6f1 gene encoding POU domain, class 6, transcription factor 1 isoform X3: MNSQDLPAKGAALTVNEQVIVMSGHETIRVLEVEVDAPLPSSASDVQNEGKAEEEVARPAANPEATRTQESTTVAQSTGGIVLGEQQVLSVEAPAAAVPTLTPAVPISVSLSQAQATMPITVQGCPQVLTQESLATLMTGMMAQTGSLGQPLLIPLSMGGSIGGQGGLAVLTLPTTNVATLPGLAAATPAGSLLKLPFAGLQAATVLNSVQPQLQTNPQAVFQPQAASVQAAVQQVTSQPVQVTNAQAAQAPSPSTTVSQSNISVAALQTAGLSINPAIINAASLGAQPQFLSSLASTPIITSAMSNMAGITSQIITNAQGQVIGTLPLLVNPASLGGGAAAPTLPLQGLQVQTITPQLLLNTQGQIIAAVGNGAATVATSAAVLTKAAAPPTLSKPNTQASVTTVSQAPVVIAPQPSVLKTPTTLSSTVPITCGDIAKVGQLVSKPQQIVSSEEGINLEEIREFAKNFKIRRLSLGLTQTQVGQALTATEGPAYSQSAICRFEKLDITPKSAQKLKPVLEKWLAEAEHWNQKGQQNLMEFVGGEPSKKRKRRTSFTPQAIEVLNSYFEKNALPTGQEITEIARELNYDREVVRVWFCNRRQTLKNTSKINVFQVQ, from the exons ATGAACTCCCAGGATCTTCCTGCCAAAGGTGCCGCCCTCACTGTCAATGAGCAG GTCATCGTGATGTCCGGCCATGAGACCATCCGTGTGCTTGAGGTAGAGGTCGATGCGCCTCTGCCATCGTCGGCATCCGATGTTCAGAATGAAGgcaaggctgaggaggaggtggctcGACCTGCGGCGAACCCAGAGGCCACCAGGACCCAGGAGAGCACCACCGTAGCCCAGAGCACCGGCGGAATAG TGCTGGGTGAGCAGCAGGTGCTGTCTGTGGAGGCTCCAGCCGCTGCGGTCCCAACGCTAACCCCTGCTGTTCCCATCAGCGTGTCCCTGTCGCAGGCCCAGGCCACCATGCCCATCACTGTACAAGGCTGCCCACAG GTCCTTACCCAGGAAAGTCTGGCCACGCTGATGACTGGTATGATGGCTCAGACAGGGTCCCTGGGCCAGCCCCTGCTCATCCCTCTCAGCATGGGGGGATCCATTGGAGGCCAGGGTGGCCTGGCTGTTCTCACCCTTCCTACCACTAACGTAGCCACGCTCCCAGGCCTGGCGGCAGCGACCCCGGCTGGGAGCCTCCTCAAGCTGCCCTTCGCTGGCctccaag CTGCAACTGTCCTGAACTCGGTCCAGCCTCAGCTGCAGACCAACCCCCAGGCCGTGTTCCAGCCTCAAGCGGCTTCGGTGCAGGCGGCTGTGCAGCAGGTGACGTCTCAGCCAGTGCAGGTCACCAACGCTCAGGCGGCGCAGGCGCCTTCGCCGTCCACCACGGTCTCTCAGTCCAACATATCTGTGGCGGCGCTGCAGACAGCTGGACTCTCCATCAACCCTGCTATT ATCAATGCCGCTTCCTTGGGAGCTCAACCTCAGTTTCTCAGCTCCCTCGCTTCCACTCCCATCATCACCAGTGCTATGTCCAATATGGCCGGCATCACCAGCCAGATCATCACAAATGCCCAGGGACAG GTGATAGGAACCCTCCCACTGTTGGTGAACCCTGCCTCGCTAGGCGGAGGGGCAGCTGCTCCCACCCTCCCCCTGCAGGGTCTGCAGGTCCAGACCATCACCCCGCAGCTGCTTCTCAACACACAAGGCCAGATCATCGCCGCTGTGGGGAACGGAGCTGCTACGGTAGCGACGTCGGCTGCAGTTCTCACCAAAGCCGCAGCTCCTCCAACGCTCAGCAAACCTAACACACAG GCTTCAGTAACAACTGTCAGTCAGGCACCAGTTGTCATCGCCCCACAGCCGTCTGTACTGAAGACGCCCACGACGCTCTCCTCCACGGTCCCCATCACCTGTGGAGACATAGCAAAAGTGGGCCAGCTTGTCAGCA AACCCCAGCAGATAGTCAGCAGCGAGGAGGGCATTAATCTGGAGGAAATCCGGGAGTTTGCCAAGAACTTCAAGATCCGTCGCCTGTCCCTGGGGCTCACTCAGACACAAGTAGGACAGGCTCTGACTGCTACGGAGGGTCCGGCCTACAGCCAGTCCGCCATTTGCAG GTTTGAAAAGCTGGATATCACCCCCAAGAGCGCCCAGAAGCTGAAGCCGGTGTTGGAGAAGTGGCTGGCCGAAGCCGAGCACTGGAACCAGAAGGGCCAGCAGAATCTGATGGAGTTCGTAGGCGGCGAGCCCTCCAAGAAGCGCAAGCGGCGCACCAGCTTCACGCCGCAAGCAATAGAGGTGCTCAACTCGTACTTCGAGAAGAACGCGCTGCCGACCGGCCAGGAGATCACGGAGATAGCCAGGGAGCTGAACTATGACCGAGAGGTGGTGCGGGTGTGGTTCTGCAACCGCCGACAGACGCTGAAAAACACGAGCAAGATCAACGTCTTCCAGGTCCAGTAG